The DNA window TGATACTAGATGATGTAGTCATTTGAGTCAAATACAAAGTATCCCCTTGAACTAGAATAAAATCTACATTCAATTTAAAATTTTTCCCCCATAACTCAGGGGCAGAAAAAAGAATAGAATCTTTTGTTTTACTTAAATCATCTTTAAAAACAATATTTCGTTTTACAGCATATTTACCCAATAATTCCGTTTTGTAAAATGGAACTAAATAATTATCAATATAATTTAAAAAATCAATTTCTGCAATTTTCCCTAACAAACCAAAAGGAACTTCTCCAAACTCCTTTCGCTTCGAATTAAATATTTTATTTACAAGACTGCCATTGTCTATATTTTCATTTTCTTGCAGATAATATAATACTTCCTGGATGAAAATATGTCTTCTAAGAGAATCTACTGATTCAAGTTCTCCCAAAATTTCTTGTTCTTCTTCTGAATTTATCGAGTAATTATAAAAGAATTTTTTAGGACATTCTAAATAACTCACAAATTTATTTACTGATAAATCTTTATTTCCCATCATTTGAGAATGGTCTCTATCAAAGGAAGGTCTAAAAAAATAAGATTTGATTTTTTTGTTTAATTTTTTTTCCGAAGTTAGTAAATCAACTTCTTTAGAAAGAGTTAAATCAGAAGTATCCTCCCAAGTTGGATAGGAATTTTTCAGTAAAATAAGATTTGATTCCTTTTTTTTAAGGGATACCAAATCATATATTTCTTTTTCAAAAACTTTAATGGAAGAAGTATTTGGAACTTTATATTCCAAATAGGAAAAAAGTGGAATTTTTTGAAAATCTTTATTTAATAAATTTCGAATACATTCAAGTTCACGGGCAGGATAATATTCTCGATCTTTGATTGTGTCTAAGCTTACATAACTAAAAGTATATCGTTTGGCATTGTGATTTAAAATATGATAAAAGTAACTTTTTAATTTTAAGGACAAATCTAATCGAGATGAATTTGTAATAGCTTCGGTTGCAACTGAATCATGTTTTCCTGACCGAAGACTAAATCTACGTTCATCTAATCCCACCAAATAAATATAGTCAAAAGATGGATCGACAACGTCCAACAACTCTCCTACTACAACTCCATTCTTTAGAACTCTTGCATCTCCCTCTGTCCATGATTCTAACAAATCTAAAAAAATAGATACAAAGTCTTCTAAAGTAAACTTAATATTCTCCTCAAAGATGGATTCCATTTCAGATTCTATCGATTCAATACTAGCAAGCAAACCAATTACTTTAGTTTGTCCACGTTCATTTAGACGTTTCATTTCGTCAGTCTCGTTGTAACGCATCGAAGTATGTAGGTATGTATCTAATATAATTTTAAAGAAATTACTAAACTCAGTCAGAGAAGAAAAATCTTCTTTTAGTCCAATCAAATCTTGCAAAAGCGAAGTGCTTACTTCTAAAAATTGATAGACCTCGTCTGAAATTTCCGATTCAAATACAATTGACTCTTCCGAATCATCGCCTATTAAAAATGAATTTAAACGAACCCATAGACTTTCCCAAGTCATTAAATTTGATTCACGAAAACCTAGATTTTTTTTGTGGTGTTTGTCTAAAAATCCAGTTAAATTCATTTTTGAAATAATTTGATTCCAAACTTCTGGTTTTATATTCATTCTAGAGTCTTCTAAAATTGGATAAAAACAAGGATTATAAAATAAGGAAAAGATTGTATCCTTATCAAAGTCGGAAATGGAAAGTTTTAAAAGTGATACTACGGAAGAAAAATAAGGTGATCTTTTTTTTCTAATATCTTTGGTAAAGGAAAATGGAATTCCCATCCGTTCGAAAATATTAGCCACTAGTAGCGAATAATTTAGATCTTCCGCAGGCAACACAAGTTTAATCGAAGTTAAACGAAAGTTCGATTGTTTATTTTCTTCAAGAATTGAAAGTATTTCTCGACCGACGAACTCTATTTCTCTATAAGCCTCTTGCGATTCAAAAAAAAAGAATTTTGGATTATCAATAAATTCAGGATTATCCAAAAATTTTGGGAAACGGAAATCTAAAACTTCTTCTATTTGAGTATAACTTTTATCTCCTAAAAATCGACTTAATATATTCCTTTCGGGTAAAAGTTCTTTTAATTTGGAAGTATGGAACTTGGAATTATTGTGATGAATTAAGGATAGTCTGGGTGCTGGAATAAAAAAGGAAATTTTTATATATTCGGAAAGGATTTCGAGAACTTTAAAATGAATAGAATCTATTTCAGAGACTCCAAAAAGTATAATTTCTTCTCCAAATTTTTCAATAGCATCTTTTTTAGATAAAAAATGAGATTTCCCAGATGCACATGCTTCATACAAATACTCTAATTCAATTTTTTTCTTTCCTTTTTTTTTTAGGAATTTTCGAATAACGGTATCATACTCTTCCTTTATATTATTTGGAAGTTTTTCATCCTTCAAAGAATAAGAGAGAATTGATTCTTTCCAAAATTGAAAAATATCGGAGGCTAACTGACGTAATACTTTCTTATTGGAAATATTTGATTTAGTTTCAGATAAAATATTCTCGATTAATAAAATACAAGTTAAATCAGAAAGAAGTTCATCAGTGGATGGTTCATTGATTAAAAACTGATTTGTAATTAATCGATAAGGCGTAATTTCAAATAGCAGAGAAGGAATATTATCCTCTACTAATTTTAGACTTATATAATCTGTACTTAAATTTTCTCGAGTATAAATACGAAATATTTCTTTTAGAATTTGTATATTTTCTTGGAATGCAAAATTATCAAGGGAATCTTTTAATCCTAAATATAGTGTAGAATTATCAGAAAATAGTTTTAAATAAAAATTATTCCAACGAAATTCTTTCATACTTCATTGGTTCTTGGACAGGATTAAAGAAAAATTTCGTTTTGCATGCGGGACAAGCATAATTTCCCTTAGCGCGTAATCGTAACTTTGCGTTGCAGGATGGGCAATAGGTATAATACACACCTTCTTTCACTAATGCGGATCGAACTTCAGGTAACATATTGACAGATTTTATTTCTTCTTCTGTAATATCTAATCTGGATTCTAAAAAAGTCTTTGCTTCCTCTCTTAAAGCAAAAATATTAATTAATGACTTATCGATATTTTCCTGCAAAATTGAAATGGAATTGTTTTTGATACCGGAAAAAGCGATTTCAGTTCCAAATTCACGTAGGTGATAAATGATTTTTTTTAGAAAAACAAGTCCCTCTTGACTTATATTATCTACGCCAGAAAAATCAAATAAGACCGCACGTGTTGTATGAGCCGTGGATTCAACTTGTTTCCAAACAGTTTCGCCTAAATTCTGATTGAATTTTCCGGATAAATTAATAACAATATGTTTTGATTTATTCAATTTTTCTTTCCGATACAATTAGTTTCTGAAAATCTGGATTTACCAATTAATTAAAACGCTCTACCCTATTTCAGAAATGGTATATTATCAAATAAAATTAGTAGTATAGAAAATATATACAATAAAAAATCTGGACTGAACCGTTTTTTTATATATGAGAATGCAATCAATGTTCAATAAACGTTACTTAATATTCCCAATCGATGTTTTTTTTATGAGTGTTTCCTATTTTACAGCTCATATAGTTCGCTATGAGAGTCTGGATTTTTTAGTCGATTCTAATAGATTTTTGATTTCTATGCTTATTGTAGTTGCGTCAAGATCGGTCATTTTCCTATTTTCTAACATATATCGTTCTTTTTGGGCGTATGCGTCTATCCATGATCTAATTGAAATTATAAAAACAACACTTTGGTCTTCGTTTGTTTCCACCACGGCATTGGTTTTTTACAATCGTTTTTCCGAGCATTCTAGAATGGTTCCAATACTAGATACCTTAATTTTATTGAGTTTCCTATGTATAAGAAGTTTTGCTTGGCGAGTTATTCGAGACGAATACCTAAACCTAAACACGAATGAGGGAAAACCAACTCTTATTATAGGTGCCGGAAAATCTGGATTAATGCTCAATACAGAAATTAGACGACAACCGGAGTTAAAGTTACGTACCATTGGTTTTTTAGATGATGACCCTTCCAAATGGGGAGCTCATATCCAAGGAATACCCGTATTGGGTAGTATTCAGGAATTAGATGCATTCATTCCAAAATATCGAGTGGAAGAAATTATTATTACGATCGATGGTCTTTCCGGAAAAACGGTTAGCCAAGTCATAAAGGTATGCGAATCTCATAAGATTCACGCGAAAATTCTGCCCTCAATAAGTGAGATTTTTGCAGGCAAAAGATCTTCCTTCCATGAACTTCGAGAAGTGCGTGTAGAGGACTTACTCGGTCGAGATCCCGTCAATTTGGAAATTGAATCAATAAAGTCCTATCTGAAAGGACAAATCATTTTGATTTCTGGAGCGGGTGGTTCCATAGGAAGTGAAATTTGCCGGCAAGTTTCTCTTTTTGAACCCCAAAGTTTAATTTTACTCGATGCAGCAGAAACTCCATTGTACCATATTGATTACGAGTTGAGAAATAAATTCCCACAAATTCAATTTGAATCCATCGTGGCAGACGTAAAAAATCTTTCTAGGTTAGGGTATATTTTTGAAAAACATGCCCCTACTGTAGTATTTCATTGTGCCGCGTACAAACATGTTCCCCTTATGGAAATCAATCCATCTGAAGCCGTTCTAAACAATGTTATGGGTACAAAAAATATGGCTGATATTTCTCGATTATCTGGTGTAAATCGGTTCGTATTAATATCAACGGATAAAGCCGTAAATCCTGTAAATATCATGGGCGCATCCAAACGTGCCTCCGAACTGTATTTACAACAGATTGCCCCAACCTCAAAAACTAAGTTTATTACTGTCCGATTTGGAAATGTACTGGGTTCAAATGGGAGTGTAATTCCTAGGTTTAGAGAACAAATTGAAAAAGGAGGTCCGGTTACAGTCACCCACCCCGATATAATTCGCTTTTTTATGACAATACCGGAAGCATCTCAACTTGTTCTGCAAGCAGGCAGTATGGGCGAAAAGGGAGAAATATTTATTTTAGAAATGGGGGAGCCTGTAAAAATTTTAGAATTAGCAGAAGAAATGATTCGTCTTTCAGGCTATCAGCCTTATAAAGATATAAATATCGAATTTACAGGTCTAAGACCAGGCGAAAAACTATTCGAAGAACTTTTACTAAATTTAGAAGGAATCAAAAAAACTCACCATCCAAAAATCAAAATAGCTTCCTCGGCAGTAAATCAAAACCAAATTGTATTTTTAAGTAAACTCAATCAGCTTTTTAGTTTAGCGAAGGCAAACCGAAACCAAGAAATATTTGATTTATTTAAAGAAATAATCCCAGAATACCAAAAACACATTGATTATATTTCAATTACAAAAAACAATTAAAACCGAAACCTATGGAAAATGAACTTACAGAAACAGAAATTCGCACACTGAGAGATTTTAAAATTCAGTTATTTGATACATATTGGGATAAATTCCCTACCTTTTATTTACATGTATTACCACATCCAAACCTAGAAATGGGAAAAAGAGGACTTGTAGGAAATGAAAAAGAGTCTGGTGTTGTTCTAGCTTTTGGCTCTACTGCCGTTCGAGATATTTCATCTCAAGTAGATTACCTCTATGCAGAACTACAATTTGGATTCAATTGGGAAAAACTCATAATTCCGTGGGACTGCGTTTTTCGAATCTATGACAAAGGGCAAAATTCCATTACACAATTAAAAGTATTAGTTGATGAATTGGATTTTAGTAAATCTGGCGAAACAAAACAAAAAAAGCCTGAAAAGAAAAAAGAAACAACTGAATCAAAAGTAATCGAAGTAGATTTTACAGCAAGGAAGAAAGAATAATCATGAATAAGTTTAAATGGATCGTACCCGGAGATATCGATGGTTTTTTTGGACTAATGTTAGACAATCTACTTCAGCTTCTCGTATTAACCGCACTTTGCAGTTTTGTATGTGGGATGCCTGCTGGATTTGTATTTGGTGTTGTATTACCTGGTGTCGGCATATCTCTATTAGTCGGAAATATTTTTTATGCCCTACAAGCAAGAGCCCTCGCAATCAAAGAAAACCGAGACGATGTAACTGCATTACCGTATGGAATCAATACGATTTCCTTATTCGCATTTATATTTTTTGTAATCTTTCCTGTTTATAAATCTACAGGTGATTATAAAACTGCCTGGAAAATAGGACTACTTGCCAGTTTTATCAGTGGGATGATAGAATTCTTTGGATCTTTTATTGCAAACTATATTCGAAAAGTTACACCTCGTGCTGCCCTACTCTCTGCATTGAGTGGAATCGCGATTACCTTCATTTCCATGGAGTTTATGATTAAAACATATAAAAATCCACTTGTCGCTTTTTTACCATTTGGAATTATTTTATTACAATACTTTGGTAAATTTAGATATCCATTCCATATCCCAGGCGGTTTCTTATCAATAGCCGCTGGGACAGGGATAGCGTGGCTGTCTGGATATTGGGGCAAACCAATGATGGACGGACAATCACTTGCAAATTCTTTTAGCAACGCAGGGATTTTTTTTCCAGTTCTATCGATTGGAGATTTATTAGATGTATTCACGTTAAAAAATATAAAAGAATATTCTTCTGTAATTCTTCCAATGGGACTATTCAATGTAATTGGCTCTTTACAAAATATAGAATCTGCCGAAGCTGGCGGAGATAAGTTCGAAACTAAAAGTTCTTTGTTGGTGAATGGAGCAGGAACTATACTCGGTTCTTTTTTTGGTTCTCCATTTCCGACAACCATTTATATAGGTCACCCTGGATGGAAGGCTTTAGGTGCCCGCGCCGGTTACTCTGTATTAAACGGTATATTCATGACTATCCTTTGTTTATTTGGATTAATGAGTGTTGTACAGGCATTAATCCCAATTGAAGCTGGAATGGCAATTATTCTTTGGATTGGAATTATCATTGGCGCTCAATGCTTTGAAACTTCTCCTATGCGTCATGCGCCAGCTATTATCCTTGGTTTATTTCCTGCCCTCGCTGGTTGGGGAGTATTACTTGTACAAAGTGTTTTCAATTTTGCAAATGGAGAATTAGGGAAAATTTTAGCCAAAGAAAATATAGCGGCAACGTACGTTATTACGATGGAAGCCGTACCGACCGATTTAGAATTTTTACCTTATTCCTTGTCAGGAATATTAGCACTATCACAGGGATTTCTTTTAGTTTCTATGCTTTGGGCATCAATCTGTGCCTTTATAATTGATCGAAACTTTAGAACTGCATCCTATTGGTGTATAGCGGCAAGTATTCTTTCTTCTGTTGGCATCATTCATGCTTATAAACTATCTGGAAATGCAA is part of the Leptospiraceae bacterium genome and encodes:
- a CDS encoding exodeoxyribonuclease V subunit gamma is translated as MKEFRWNNFYLKLFSDNSTLYLGLKDSLDNFAFQENIQILKEIFRIYTRENLSTDYISLKLVEDNIPSLLFEITPYRLITNQFLINEPSTDELLSDLTCILLIENILSETKSNISNKKVLRQLASDIFQFWKESILSYSLKDEKLPNNIKEEYDTVIRKFLKKKGKKKIELEYLYEACASGKSHFLSKKDAIEKFGEEIILFGVSEIDSIHFKVLEILSEYIKISFFIPAPRLSLIHHNNSKFHTSKLKELLPERNILSRFLGDKSYTQIEEVLDFRFPKFLDNPEFIDNPKFFFFESQEAYREIEFVGREILSILEENKQSNFRLTSIKLVLPAEDLNYSLLVANIFERMGIPFSFTKDIRKKRSPYFSSVVSLLKLSISDFDKDTIFSLFYNPCFYPILEDSRMNIKPEVWNQIISKMNLTGFLDKHHKKNLGFRESNLMTWESLWVRLNSFLIGDDSEESIVFESEISDEVYQFLEVSTSLLQDLIGLKEDFSSLTEFSNFFKIILDTYLHTSMRYNETDEMKRLNERGQTKVIGLLASIESIESEMESIFEENIKFTLEDFVSIFLDLLESWTEGDARVLKNGVVVGELLDVVDPSFDYIYLVGLDERRFSLRSGKHDSVATEAITNSSRLDLSLKLKSYFYHILNHNAKRYTFSYVSLDTIKDREYYPARELECIRNLLNKDFQKIPLFSYLEYKVPNTSSIKVFEKEIYDLVSLKKKESNLILLKNSYPTWEDTSDLTLSKEVDLLTSEKKLNKKIKSYFFRPSFDRDHSQMMGNKDLSVNKFVSYLECPKKFFYNYSINSEEEQEILGELESVDSLRRHIFIQEVLYYLQENENIDNGSLVNKIFNSKRKEFGEVPFGLLGKIAEIDFLNYIDNYLVPFYKTELLGKYAVKRNIVFKDDLSKTKDSILFSAPELWGKNFKLNVDFILVQGDTLYLTQMTTSSSIKDKKYLTSGFTVFLLEQSSKIKEELRNYFHLDKIELAPAIIHFSKNEKPVLKLGTKVDFDETILKTFWENMEDGKFPASPIETKPTSICDYCPVNTVCYGYQNEYFPFLDSERKEFIKQCKSLYSHEPLKLEKKTVAKSKKK
- a CDS encoding polysaccharide biosynthesis protein, with the protein product MQSMFNKRYLIFPIDVFFMSVSYFTAHIVRYESLDFLVDSNRFLISMLIVVASRSVIFLFSNIYRSFWAYASIHDLIEIIKTTLWSSFVSTTALVFYNRFSEHSRMVPILDTLILLSFLCIRSFAWRVIRDEYLNLNTNEGKPTLIIGAGKSGLMLNTEIRRQPELKLRTIGFLDDDPSKWGAHIQGIPVLGSIQELDAFIPKYRVEEIIITIDGLSGKTVSQVIKVCESHKIHAKILPSISEIFAGKRSSFHELREVRVEDLLGRDPVNLEIESIKSYLKGQIILISGAGGSIGSEICRQVSLFEPQSLILLDAAETPLYHIDYELRNKFPQIQFESIVADVKNLSRLGYIFEKHAPTVVFHCAAYKHVPLMEINPSEAVLNNVMGTKNMADISRLSGVNRFVLISTDKAVNPVNIMGASKRASELYLQQIAPTSKTKFITVRFGNVLGSNGSVIPRFREQIEKGGPVTVTHPDIIRFFMTIPEASQLVLQAGSMGEKGEIFILEMGEPVKILELAEEMIRLSGYQPYKDINIEFTGLRPGEKLFEELLLNLEGIKKTHHPKIKIASSAVNQNQIVFLSKLNQLFSLAKANRNQEIFDLFKEIIPEYQKHIDYISITKNN
- a CDS encoding stringent starvation protein B — encoded protein: MENELTETEIRTLRDFKIQLFDTYWDKFPTFYLHVLPHPNLEMGKRGLVGNEKESGVVLAFGSTAVRDISSQVDYLYAELQFGFNWEKLIIPWDCVFRIYDKGQNSITQLKVLVDELDFSKSGETKQKKPEKKKETTESKVIEVDFTARKKE
- a CDS encoding NCS2 family permease, with product MIMNKFKWIVPGDIDGFFGLMLDNLLQLLVLTALCSFVCGMPAGFVFGVVLPGVGISLLVGNIFYALQARALAIKENRDDVTALPYGINTISLFAFIFFVIFPVYKSTGDYKTAWKIGLLASFISGMIEFFGSFIANYIRKVTPRAALLSALSGIAITFISMEFMIKTYKNPLVAFLPFGIILLQYFGKFRYPFHIPGGFLSIAAGTGIAWLSGYWGKPMMDGQSLANSFSNAGIFFPVLSIGDLLDVFTLKNIKEYSSVILPMGLFNVIGSLQNIESAEAGGDKFETKSSLLVNGAGTILGSFFGSPFPTTIYIGHPGWKALGARAGYSVLNGIFMTILCLFGLMSVVQALIPIEAGMAIILWIGIIIGAQCFETSPMRHAPAIILGLFPALAGWGVLLVQSVFNFANGELGKILAKENIAATYVITMEAVPTDLEFLPYSLSGILALSQGFLLVSMLWASICAFIIDRNFRTASYWCIAASILSSVGIIHAYKLSGNAILNEYSFPANFQFIIAYLLLAILLFGASMVQQNEK